One segment of Nostoc piscinale CENA21 DNA contains the following:
- a CDS encoding PadR family transcriptional regulator: MALAHAILSVLINSPCSGYDLAKRFDKSVEGSVGFFWEASFQQIYRELNRLEEQGWLQAEKVLQENRPDKKIYSVTDLGKQQLCEWIATAETATPFKSDLLVKLYAGYLVTRETILAKLETHQSQHQQRLAVYQEIEKKFFLKPQELPDELKFQYVTLRCGIQTEKAWLAWCAEMIIFLRNPT; the protein is encoded by the coding sequence ATGGCTTTAGCCCACGCAATTTTGTCAGTATTGATCAATAGTCCTTGTAGCGGTTACGACTTGGCTAAAAGGTTTGATAAATCTGTAGAAGGTTCAGTCGGTTTTTTTTGGGAAGCCAGCTTTCAGCAGATTTATCGAGAGTTAAATCGCTTAGAAGAACAAGGTTGGCTACAAGCAGAAAAAGTCTTACAAGAAAATCGCCCAGATAAAAAAATTTACTCAGTCACAGACTTAGGTAAACAGCAATTATGTGAATGGATTGCGACAGCCGAAACAGCAACCCCATTTAAAAGTGATTTACTTGTCAAGCTATATGCTGGGTATTTAGTAACCCGTGAAACTATCTTGGCAAAACTCGAAACTCACCAAAGTCAACACCAACAAAGGTTAGCAGTCTATCAAGAAATTGAGAAAAAGTTCTTTCTTAAACCCCAAGAATTACCAGATGAATTGAAATTTCAATATGTCACTCTCCGTTGTGGTATTCAGACGGAAAAGGCTTGGCTGGCTTGGTGTGCAGAAATGATTATCTTTTTACGCAACCCTACCTAA
- a CDS encoding DUF4188 domain-containing protein, with protein sequence MTKIMPGRFTAEVDSPFVVFLIGMRVNQFWSFSKWLPVAQAMTPMLKTLKEHPEKGFLGGEMFFKLSPLSTLMVSYWRSLADLEHFARNPSDLHLPAWQRFNKAVGNDGSVGIWHETYIIEPGQYEAIYGNMPAFGLAAATKLVPITKRTDTARARVERIKQL encoded by the coding sequence ATGACAAAAATTATGCCAGGACGCTTCACCGCCGAAGTAGACTCACCATTTGTAGTTTTCTTGATTGGGATGCGTGTTAACCAATTTTGGTCTTTTTCTAAATGGCTACCGGTGGCTCAAGCAATGACTCCGATGCTAAAAACTTTAAAAGAGCATCCCGAAAAAGGCTTTTTGGGTGGAGAAATGTTTTTTAAGTTGTCTCCGTTATCGACTTTGATGGTGTCATACTGGCGATCGCTTGCAGATTTAGAACACTTTGCTCGCAATCCGTCTGATCTGCATTTACCTGCTTGGCAACGCTTTAACAAAGCCGTTGGTAATGATGGCAGTGTAGGGATTTGGCATGAAACTTACATCATCGAACCCGGACAGTACGAAGCAATTTACGGTAATATGCCAGCTTTTGGTTTAGCCGCAGCGACAAAACTGGTTCCCATTACCAAACGCACTGATACAGCTAGAGCCAGAGTAGAAAGAATTAAACAACTTTAG
- a CDS encoding aspartate ammonia-lyase codes for MTDNINFRIERDSMGDRQISSSVYYGIQTLRATENFPISGLKPLHTYVDACLLIKKATAIVNGELDCITPEISQAIVKATDEILAGQLRDQFVVDVYQAGAGTSHHMNVNEVLANRALEILGDEKGNYKKVNPNDHVNYGQSTNDVIPTAIRIGGLLALTHTLHPALEKAIAALESKAVEFQDIVKSGRTHMQDAVPVRLGDTFAAWAQILTDHQNRIYTASGDLMVLGLGGSAAGTGMNTHPLYRTRVVEVLSELLNMPLEPAPQLMAAMQSMAPFVNVSGSLRNLAQDLVKISHDLRLMDSGPKTGLKEIQLPPVQPGSSIMPGKYNPVMAEMTSMVCFQVMGYDSAIALAAQAGQLELNVMMPLIAYNLIHSIEILGNTIAVLTERCIQNITANRDRCLAYAEGSLALVTALNTHIGYLNAAEVAKESLITGKSLRQIVLEKGLMTEAELAGVLNLEQMSSIVPLKTES; via the coding sequence ATGACTGACAATATAAATTTTCGCATTGAGCGCGACTCAATGGGCGATCGCCAAATTTCTAGTAGCGTTTATTACGGTATTCAAACTCTCCGGGCTACAGAAAATTTCCCAATCAGTGGTTTAAAGCCTTTACATACTTACGTAGATGCTTGCTTACTAATTAAAAAAGCTACCGCAATTGTCAACGGGGAATTAGATTGCATTACCCCAGAGATTAGTCAAGCAATTGTCAAAGCCACCGATGAAATCCTGGCTGGGCAATTACGCGACCAATTTGTGGTAGATGTTTATCAAGCTGGTGCTGGAACTTCACACCACATGAATGTTAACGAAGTTTTAGCAAATCGGGCGTTAGAAATTCTCGGTGACGAAAAAGGTAATTACAAAAAAGTTAATCCTAACGACCATGTGAATTACGGCCAGTCTACCAATGATGTCATCCCGACAGCGATTCGGATTGGTGGTTTATTAGCACTGACTCATACATTACACCCAGCTTTAGAAAAAGCGATCGCCGCCCTAGAAAGCAAAGCGGTAGAATTTCAAGATATCGTCAAATCTGGCAGAACCCACATGCAAGACGCTGTACCTGTGCGTTTGGGTGATACTTTTGCCGCTTGGGCGCAAATCCTCACAGATCATCAAAACCGCATCTATACTGCATCTGGAGATTTGATGGTGCTGGGTTTGGGTGGTAGTGCGGCGGGTACGGGGATGAATACCCATCCTTTGTATCGCACCCGTGTGGTGGAAGTTCTCTCAGAATTGCTGAATATGCCTTTAGAACCTGCGCCGCAGTTAATGGCAGCAATGCAGAGTATGGCACCATTTGTCAATGTTTCTGGGTCTTTACGCAACTTAGCCCAGGATTTAGTCAAAATATCCCACGATTTGCGGTTGATGGACTCTGGCCCGAAAACTGGCTTGAAGGAAATTCAACTTCCGCCAGTGCAACCGGGTTCTTCGATTATGCCAGGGAAATATAACCCAGTCATGGCAGAGATGACATCAATGGTGTGTTTTCAGGTGATGGGTTACGATAGTGCGATCGCCCTTGCCGCCCAAGCCGGACAATTAGAATTGAACGTGATGATGCCGTTAATTGCCTATAACCTGATTCACAGTATTGAAATTCTGGGCAATACCATCGCCGTGCTGACAGAACGCTGCATTCAAAATATTACTGCTAACCGCGATCGCTGTTTAGCTTACGCTGAAGGTAGTTTAGCTTTAGTCACCGCACTCAACACTCATATTGGCTATCTCAATGCTGCGGAAGTCGCCAAAGAATCATTAATAACTGGGAAATCCTTACGACAGATTGTTTTAGAAAAAGGGTTGATGACAGAGGCGGAATTAGCTGGAGTGTTAAATCTAGAACAGATGAGTAGCATTGTACCCCTCAAAACAGAATCTTAA
- the pgsA gene encoding CDP-diacylglycerol--glycerol-3-phosphate 3-phosphatidyltransferase, whose translation MTLPNWITFSRLLGVPFLLYGLYNPTSQARWICLAIFLVAALTDWLDGYLARKLNQISDLGKFLDPLVDKFLVLAPLMVLIELGKVPAWGVFLILARELAIAGWRVNQTTITGANIWGKLKTVSQIAAIAFLIAPLSSEWQTPALIAFWVSVALTLISGLIYLLPPKISNDE comes from the coding sequence ATGACTCTACCTAATTGGATTACTTTTTCTCGCCTTCTCGGTGTCCCATTTTTGCTTTACGGTTTGTATAACCCGACATCACAAGCTAGATGGATATGTTTGGCAATTTTTCTTGTGGCGGCGCTAACAGACTGGTTAGATGGCTATTTAGCGCGGAAACTCAACCAAATTAGTGATTTGGGTAAGTTTTTAGATCCTTTGGTAGATAAATTTCTGGTACTTGCGCCGTTAATGGTGTTGATTGAATTAGGGAAAGTTCCAGCGTGGGGAGTGTTTTTGATTTTAGCGCGAGAATTAGCGATCGCAGGGTGGCGAGTTAATCAAACTACGATTACCGGGGCGAATATTTGGGGTAAGCTGAAGACTGTGAGTCAAATAGCAGCGATCGCATTTTTGATTGCACCTTTATCATCAGAATGGCAAACTCCTGCATTAATCGCCTTTTGGGTTTCTGTGGCTTTAACTTTAATATCGGGGTTAATTTATCTTTTGCCGCCGAAGATAAGTAATGATGAATAA
- a CDS encoding 2TM domain-containing protein, with amino-acid sequence MTSFRSEDVQQILQRAMADQQKDEFSEQQLQEMAAELGISFISLQTAQQQWQQEKEIIKRRQRSNAYRLQKIKPHLISYLVVNLFLIVLNLTTSPSYFWAIYPLLGWGLGLGLHIISIYLQKD; translated from the coding sequence ATGACAAGCTTTCGCTCAGAAGATGTACAGCAAATTCTTCAGCGAGCAATGGCTGATCAGCAAAAAGACGAATTTTCGGAACAGCAGTTACAAGAAATGGCGGCAGAATTAGGTATTTCATTTATTAGTCTGCAAACAGCCCAACAACAATGGCAGCAGGAAAAAGAAATCATCAAACGGCGACAAAGGTCTAATGCTTACCGCCTACAAAAAATCAAACCACATCTGATTAGTTATCTTGTGGTGAATCTGTTTTTAATTGTGTTGAATTTAACAACTAGTCCCAGTTACTTCTGGGCAATTTACCCGCTATTGGGTTGGGGATTAGGTCTTGGTCTACATATCATCAGCATTTACCTGCAAAAAGATTAG